The Methanosphaera stadtmanae DSM 3091 genome includes a window with the following:
- a CDS encoding DUF4143 domain-containing protein, translating to MNSLLLYQTKREDLIGKKILKVSEKYYIVDPGFYYLFNDENKRDLGYLLENIVYLELRRHGYKVTIGKLYDIEVDFVCKKPGKTTYIQVAQSIMDPNTRDREITFLSIISLHPLLFI from the coding sequence ATGAATTCATTACTTTTATATCAGACAAAAAGAGAAGATCTTATTGGAAAAAAAATACTTAAGGTGTCTGAAAAATATTACATAGTAGATCCTGGATTTTATTATTTATTTAATGATGAGAATAAAAGAGATTTGGGCTATTTACTTGAAAATATAGTTTATTTAGAACTTAGAAGACATGGATATAAAGTAACAATTGGTAAATTATATGACATTGAAGTGGATTTTGTATGTAAAAAACCTGGAAAAACTACATATATTCAAGTAGCACAATCAATAATGGATCCTAATACAAGAGATAGAGAAATTACCTTTTTATCCATTATATCATTACATCCCTTACTTTTCATCTAA
- a CDS encoding cation:proton antiporter — MDLFILQNITVILLTAVIILLIFNKLKLPSMIGLFLTGIVLGQFLHSAETINTISELGVIFLLFIIGLEFSMEKFSSIKHYAIIGGILQVLLTTLIVTILSVLVGFPINQGIFMGFLVSFSSTAIVMKLIQERQMNNSIQGKVVLGILIFQDIAVILVLLLTPLLGGSKIDITTLPQTLITVVTLVVVLAVCSKWIIPKVLHIASYTKNRDLFILLTLVICLGTTYATSLAGISPELGAFIAGLMISKTEFSHQTLGYVEPFQDVFMSLFLISIGLMLDVNYFISNIVLIIALAIVVLVVKILATGTTIAVLKLPMRIIVIVSVLLSQIGEFSFILAAEGLKYNLITNDLFTLFLATTVITMSLTPFLQKLTPKIIEKIGNRGMRLPENDEALPTQIDENDENISDHVILAGFGVNGRNIAKACKNQNIPYIAIDLNPIIVKRQKALGEHIIYGDASKENILEEVNISKAKMIIIATTDYRGSLKATDTARRLNPNIHIEVRTKYIKNVDELYEAGADEVIPEEFETGLVIFSRIMDFYNKDPDEITETINELRSDHYNELRLISTDDLSLDLNEADTDLIADSIYIDENKSLDDYDFNKYDLTITSIIRGNDTITEFSDKFQLLENDIVLFTGNESDINRFMNVYKY, encoded by the coding sequence ATGGACTTATTTATATTACAAAATATAACAGTAATACTTCTAACAGCTGTTATTATTTTATTAATATTCAATAAACTTAAACTCCCTTCAATGATTGGATTGTTTCTTACAGGTATAGTGCTGGGACAGTTTCTTCATTCAGCAGAAACAATAAATACAATCTCAGAACTAGGTGTAATATTTTTACTATTTATTATAGGATTAGAATTTTCAATGGAAAAATTCTCATCAATAAAACACTATGCAATAATAGGTGGTATATTACAAGTTCTACTAACAACATTAATAGTAACGATATTATCAGTACTAGTGGGATTTCCAATAAATCAAGGAATATTCATGGGATTTCTAGTATCATTCAGTAGTACAGCTATTGTAATGAAATTAATTCAAGAACGACAAATGAACAATAGTATACAGGGAAAAGTAGTTCTGGGTATACTGATATTTCAGGATATAGCAGTTATACTGGTTTTACTTCTAACACCACTACTGGGTGGAAGTAAAATAGATATAACAACACTACCACAAACACTAATAACTGTAGTAACATTAGTAGTGGTACTAGCAGTATGTTCTAAATGGATAATTCCAAAAGTATTACACATAGCATCATATACAAAAAATAGGGATTTATTCATACTATTAACACTAGTTATATGTCTTGGTACAACATATGCAACATCCCTTGCAGGAATATCTCCAGAACTTGGAGCATTTATTGCAGGACTTATGATTTCAAAAACAGAATTCAGTCACCAAACACTAGGATATGTAGAACCATTTCAGGACGTGTTTATGAGCCTGTTTTTAATATCAATAGGTTTAATGTTAGATGTAAACTACTTCATTAGTAACATAGTATTAATAATTGCCCTTGCAATAGTTGTATTAGTAGTTAAAATATTAGCAACAGGAACAACAATTGCAGTACTAAAATTACCAATGAGAATTATAGTAATAGTATCAGTATTACTATCACAAATAGGAGAATTTTCATTTATATTGGCAGCAGAAGGACTAAAATATAATCTAATAACAAATGATTTATTCACCTTATTTTTAGCAACAACAGTAATTACAATGTCATTAACACCATTTTTACAAAAACTAACACCAAAAATAATTGAAAAAATAGGAAATAGAGGTATGCGTCTTCCAGAAAATGATGAAGCACTACCAACACAAATAGATGAAAATGATGAAAACATATCAGACCATGTGATACTAGCAGGATTTGGTGTAAATGGAAGAAACATAGCAAAAGCATGTAAAAACCAAAACATACCATACATAGCAATAGATCTAAATCCTATAATTGTTAAAAGACAAAAAGCATTAGGAGAACATATTATTTATGGTGATGCTTCAAAAGAAAATATACTAGAAGAAGTTAATATTTCAAAGGCAAAAATGATAATTATAGCAACAACAGATTATAGGGGAAGTCTTAAAGCAACAGATACTGCACGTAGATTAAATCCGAATATACACATAGAAGTAAGAACTAAATACATAAAAAATGTTGATGAATTATATGAAGCAGGAGCAGATGAAGTAATACCTGAAGAATTTGAAACAGGACTTGTGATCTTCTCACGTATAATGGACTTCTATAACAAAGATCCTGATGAAATAACAGAGACAATAAATGAGCTTAGATCAGACCATTACAATGAATTAAGATTGATTTCAACTGATGATTTATCATTAGATCTTAATGAAGCAGACACAGACTTAATAGCAGATTCAATATACATAGATGAAAATAAATCACTGGATGATTATGACTTTAATAAATATGATCTAACAATAACATCTATAATACGAGGAAATGATACAATAACTGAATTTAGTGATAAATTCCAATTACTTGAAAATGATATAGTGTTATTTACAGGTAATGAATCAGATATTAACAGATTCATGAATGTATATAAATACTAA
- a CDS encoding DUF4268 domain-containing protein has product MKLSNVKKSLAHLSLKINTQKKHILTQIWIKNNNELFEYLFTNKETIEEELGFELFWRNKENNKSSTIGIRRNIDSIKKDNWDEYIKWHIDMGEKFNKVFAPIIKEFENEHC; this is encoded by the coding sequence ATAAAATTATCTAATGTAAAAAAATCATTAGCTCATCTTAGTTTAAAAATAAACACTCAGAAGAAACACATCTTAACTCAAATATGGATTAAAAATAATAATGAATTATTTGAATACTTATTTACCAATAAAGAAACGATAGAAGAAGAGTTAGGCTTTGAATTATTTTGGAGGAATAAAGAAAACAATAAATCATCAACAATAGGTATTAGACGTAATATAGATTCAATAAAGAAAGATAACTGGGATGAATATATTAAATGGCACATAGATATGGGCGAAAAATTCAATAAGGTATTTGCTCCTATAATTAAAGAATTTGAAAATGAACACTGCTAA
- a CDS encoding exopolyphosphatase, whose translation MQLKVDNVCYFATASIRNLKNSDDILQLIKEELNIDIYLLESKTEAMMSFNAVKNSGKMTSDEGILCDVGGGSSEIVYFNNRTPQELTSIDIGSLNSYYKYVSVMLPSTSECEAIRNDVLEKIKKSEVNKHTVTHLYAVGGTIRAIKKVLEHICIKEDKTSIITPAMLKKLQSELNKNNKEYFTKILQVKAERIHTLVPGLVIIATIAEYFNIKQIHVSHKTVREGVVYSIIENDKNDNE comes from the coding sequence ATTCAATTAAAAGTTGATAATGTTTGTTACTTTGCAACTGCTAGTATAAGAAATCTCAAAAATAGTGATGATATTCTTCAACTTATAAAAGAAGAACTTAATATTGATATATATTTACTTGAGAGTAAAACTGAAGCTATGATGAGTTTTAATGCTGTTAAAAATAGTGGAAAAATGACATCTGATGAGGGTATTCTCTGTGATGTTGGTGGAGGAAGTTCTGAAATTGTTTACTTTAACAATAGAACACCACAAGAATTAACAAGTATAGATATTGGCTCACTAAATAGTTACTACAAATATGTATCTGTTATGTTACCATCAACTAGTGAATGTGAAGCTATAAGAAATGATGTATTAGAGAAAATTAAAAAATCAGAAGTAAATAAACATACAGTCACCCACTTATATGCTGTTGGTGGTACAATACGTGCTATTAAAAAGGTATTGGAACATATATGTATAAAAGAAGACAAAACATCTATTATAACACCAGCAATGCTTAAAAAATTACAAAGTGAATTAAATAAAAATAATAAAGAATATTTTACTAAAATTCTTCAAGTAAAAGCAGAACGTATACATACACTTGTACCAGGTCTTGTCATAATAGCAACAATTGCAGAATATTTTAATATAAAACAAATCCATGTAAGTCATAAAACTGTACGAGAAGGAGTAGTATATTCCATTATAGAGAATGATAAAAATGACAATGAATGA
- a CDS encoding RNA degradosome polyphosphate kinase, which translates to MNETNNIIRKKETPSKYKYTQNRELSWLKFNQRVLREAADETVPLLEKVKFISIFTSNLDEFYMIRCGSLYDISLVDKKLRDNKTGLTAKEQLNLIYEKTAPLYKEKDEIYSKILAKLREYRIIRHSFDELDSLKRKYITQYFYENVSPLLSPQIIDLRHPFPHMINKKLYIYSILENENTRCMGLIPIPKQLPAYVMFPGTHEYILMEELIYAFAEKIFSNYTVKYSTITAVTRNADVNLQNSPIDEDEDYRHYMKNILKKRNRLAPIRLEFYKYYNHKYNKNLRRKLDLHKNQVFVTNTPINMDYTYDLIDSLPQQIKEELTFPEFKSQKSPNLNTKKSVFKQLDKKDVLLFYPYESMNTFLGFLKEAANDDDVTSIKITLYRVARSSHVIKYLLEAIENEKDVTVLIELRARFDEKNNIYNAELLEEAGCQIIYGFENYKVHSKICVVTRKSKNKITHYTQIGTGNYNEKTAKLYTDYAYLTSNQTIGEDAIRFFKNMALSNLNGTYDKLLVAPTSLRNNIIKYIDEEIKKSENNMENGIIMKMNSLTDRKIINKLVEASQKGVKITMIIRGICCIIPGLPGKTDNIEVRSIVGRYLEHSRIYIFGKGSDRKIYISSADIMTRNTAKRVEVACPIEDFDIRKRILEDIEAMLKDDIKGRRINKKGDYEYIKEQKQFSSQDFFQKRAIKEIKEYNTYEENKSIFRRIIDYIQQLF; encoded by the coding sequence ATGAATGAAACCAATAATATAATAAGAAAAAAAGAAACTCCTTCTAAATATAAATATACACAAAATAGGGAGTTATCATGGCTTAAATTTAATCAAAGAGTACTTAGAGAAGCTGCTGATGAAACAGTTCCTCTTCTTGAAAAAGTAAAATTCATATCAATATTCACAAGTAATCTTGATGAATTTTACATGATTAGATGTGGAAGTTTATATGATATAAGTCTTGTTGATAAAAAACTTAGAGATAATAAAACAGGACTTACTGCAAAGGAACAATTGAATTTAATATATGAAAAAACAGCACCTCTTTATAAAGAAAAAGATGAAATATATTCTAAGATATTGGCTAAGTTACGTGAATATCGTATTATTAGACATAGTTTTGATGAACTAGATAGTTTAAAAAGAAAATACATAACACAATATTTCTATGAAAATGTCTCACCACTACTTTCTCCACAAATTATAGATCTAAGACATCCATTTCCACATATGATTAATAAGAAGTTGTATATTTATTCCATACTTGAGAATGAAAATACTCGTTGTATGGGATTAATACCTATACCAAAACAGTTACCTGCATATGTGATGTTTCCAGGTACACATGAATATATTCTTATGGAAGAATTAATCTATGCATTTGCAGAGAAAATATTTTCAAATTATACTGTTAAATATTCTACAATTACAGCAGTAACAAGAAATGCTGATGTGAACTTACAAAACTCTCCAATAGATGAGGATGAAGATTATAGACACTATATGAAAAATATTCTTAAAAAAAGAAATAGGCTTGCACCTATAAGGTTAGAGTTTTATAAATACTATAATCATAAATATAACAAGAATTTAAGACGTAAACTTGATTTACATAAAAATCAAGTCTTTGTAACAAATACTCCTATTAATATGGATTATACCTATGATTTAATTGATTCTCTGCCACAACAAATTAAGGAAGAATTAACATTTCCAGAATTTAAGTCTCAAAAATCACCAAATCTTAATACTAAAAAATCAGTATTTAAACAATTAGATAAAAAAGATGTCCTACTTTTCTATCCATATGAATCCATGAACACATTTCTTGGATTTTTAAAAGAAGCTGCAAATGATGATGATGTAACATCCATTAAAATTACATTATATCGTGTTGCAAGATCATCCCATGTAATTAAATATTTACTTGAAGCTATTGAAAATGAAAAGGATGTAACTGTTCTTATTGAATTACGTGCACGTTTTGATGAGAAAAACAACATATATAATGCTGAACTTCTTGAAGAAGCAGGATGTCAAATAATTTATGGTTTTGAAAATTACAAGGTTCATTCAAAGATTTGTGTTGTAACAAGAAAATCTAAAAATAAAATAACTCATTATACTCAGATTGGTACTGGAAATTATAATGAGAAAACTGCAAAGTTATATACTGATTATGCATATCTTACATCAAATCAAACAATAGGAGAAGATGCTATACGTTTCTTTAAAAATATGGCATTATCTAATCTTAATGGAACATATGATAAGTTACTTGTTGCTCCAACTAGTCTTAGAAATAATATAATTAAATATATTGATGAGGAAATAAAGAAGTCAGAAAATAATATGGAAAATGGAATTATAATGAAGATGAATTCCTTAACTGATAGAAAGATTATTAACAAGTTAGTTGAAGCTTCCCAGAAGGGTGTTAAAATAACCATGATAATAAGAGGTATTTGTTGTATAATACCAGGACTTCCAGGTAAAACAGACAATATTGAAGTTAGAAGTATTGTTGGCAGATATCTTGAACATTCAAGAATTTATATTTTTGGTAAGGGTTCTGATAGAAAAATTTATATTTCCAGTGCTGATATTATGACCAGAAATACGGCAAAAAGAGTTGAAGTTGCATGTCCTATTGAAGATTTTGATATTAGAAAAAGAATTCTTGAAGATATAGAAGCCATGCTAAAAGATGATATTAAAGGTCGTAGAATCAATAAAAAAGGTGATTATGAATATATTAAAGAGCAAAAACAATTTAGTTCACAGGATTTCTTCCAAAAACGTGCAATAAAAGAAATCAAAGAATATAATACTTATGAGGAAAATAAATCTATTTTCAGAAGAATTATTGATTATATTCAACAATTATTTTAG
- a CDS encoding zinc-ribbon domain-containing protein: MVKCDNCGITIPEGMESCPNCGKLATIKTGEDQEFKSDKNQKAESDESQEFKTEEEQNSSEQTLTRTCKNCGARIYSDNILCPLCGNRLDEEYEEEEELKCEKCGTPIPENTLFCPTCGTKVNNQNSTGYSREYSTHINDNIKTREESNPSIGKKINLVSIIIPAVIALIMSIVLSIIGVWLELSWYAYIIAIILSVGFCAAPIDNEINATISGFIVGLFLGILESPLFGVVYGSFAVELYEYYVGTHLITLIILGVVVAFLSNMFLKKPVTNIVTKIKKMM, from the coding sequence ATGGTTAAATGTGATAATTGTGGAATAACTATTCCAGAAGGTATGGAAAGTTGTCCAAATTGCGGAAAACTAGCCACTATTAAAACAGGTGAAGATCAAGAATTCAAATCTGATAAAAACCAAAAGGCTGAATCTGATGAAAGTCAAGAGTTTAAAACTGAAGAAGAACAGAATTCATCAGAACAAACCCTTACCCGGACCTGTAAAAACTGTGGTGCCAGAATATATTCAGACAATATACTTTGTCCATTATGTGGCAATAGACTCGACGAAGAATATGAAGAGGAAGAAGAACTAAAATGTGAAAAATGTGGAACACCAATCCCAGAAAACACTCTCTTTTGTCCAACATGCGGAACAAAAGTAAATAATCAAAATAGTACAGGATATTCTCGAGAATACTCAACCCATATAAACGATAATATAAAAACTAGAGAAGAATCAAATCCAAGTATTGGAAAAAAAATTAATTTAGTAAGCATAATAATACCCGCTGTTATAGCTTTAATAATGTCAATAGTATTATCTATAATAGGAGTATGGTTGGAACTATCATGGTATGCATATATAATAGCTATTATACTATCTGTAGGATTCTGTGCAGCACCTATTGATAATGAAATTAATGCAACAATATCCGGATTCATTGTCGGATTATTCTTAGGTATTCTAGAAAGTCCACTCTTTGGAGTTGTATATGGTTCATTTGCTGTAGAGTTATATGAATACTACGTTGGAACCCATCTAATTACTCTGATAATCTTAGGTGTAGTTGTAGCATTTTTATCAAACATGTTTCTAAAAAAACCTGTCACAAATATTGTCACCAAAATCAAAAAAATGATGTAA
- a CDS encoding DUF2207 domain-containing protein: protein MIALFLIFIPISNNNSKSYEINNSYINLEVQDNGLLKVQEVYEYKFNERFNGIKRNFPKTDNQKVNNLKVYSPNAYADSTIKESKKTTNIMLIFKILI, encoded by the coding sequence ATAATTGCACTATTTTTAATATTCATACCTATTAGTAACAACAACAGTAAATCTTATGAAATTAACAATAGTTACATTAATTTAGAAGTTCAAGATAATGGTTTATTAAAAGTACAAGAGGTATATGAATATAAATTTAATGAAAGATTCAATGGAATAAAAAGAAATTTTCCAAAAACAGATAATCAAAAAGTAAACAATTTGAAAGTATATTCTCCAAATGCATATGCAGATTCCACAATAAAAGAGAGTAAAAAAACTACAAATATTATGTTAATATTTAAAATTTTGATTTAG
- a CDS encoding type II toxin-antitoxin system VapC family toxin — protein MKKYFLDTSFIMALILDSDSNYKKAIKLEYILNEECYINNNVLNEVLTLTGRNLNIDSAREVYYSLIDTFNVLNEYEIVNYTSETFKIFETYIGVNSNKTKLSFTDSSIILTMKAFNIDTLVSFDEEFKRIKEITLIQE, from the coding sequence ATGAAAAAATACTTCTTAGATACCTCATTCATCATGGCTCTAATTTTAGATTCAGATTCCAATTATAAAAAAGCAATTAAATTAGAATACATCTTAAATGAAGAATGTTATATCAACAATAATGTATTAAATGAAGTATTAACATTAACTGGAAGAAACTTAAATATTGATTCTGCTAGAGAAGTCTACTATAGCTTAATTGATACGTTCAATGTCTTAAATGAATATGAAATAGTAAATTATACATCAGAAACATTTAAAATCTTTGAAACATATATTGGAGTCAATTCAAATAAAACTAAATTAAGTTTCACTGATTCTAGTATAATACTAACTATGAAAGCATTTAATATTGATACTCTTGTAAGTTTCGATGAAGAGTTTAAAAGAATTAAAGAAATCACTTTAATACAGGAATAA
- a CDS encoding DUF2207 domain-containing protein, protein MISGNSSPYGIKNGDIHLEVQDNGLLKVQEVYTYTIKETVDTINRTIERDNGENISNLKVYTSGAYSEFNIEENSNSTNITTFLYKDESKNQKINNKEITVVYEYDLTQALKLYNDVGIFQYKLYDNKEVVPINNLSFKINYPSKEGVNFWINPYDVAENTKFHWENSSLIIENISTNFMTNNIEFSSTIPKNEFSINNTYATIIDDTKAEDITKAQENYENNYKRNNIVLPLFSVIEIMSLLLPIGVYIKYRRKPKLTFKEIEEPPTDDKPIFVNSIIYSTQIIRGRPNINALKAVILDLIEKNVLSYNLYEDTIILKIITNKKDLLDYELEALNLLKLFEDENNCINLNKIKIQLKKGNNSKIYTKKIKKWEENYQEQNDISKFIDNTYLDIFFKYGKILLIILIIPVILNLVAPHPFFIYNIITGIIMIIVYFILGKMLSRVNWTEYGMEYYLKWMAFRKYLNDLSLIKEHPPESKNWNKYIIYATALGCEDCILKSMKDLNLKNNLYNFYHIGGIKLLNRIFE, encoded by the coding sequence ATGATTAGTGGAAATAGTAGTCCATATGGGATTAAAAATGGTGATATTCATTTAGAAGTTCAAGATAATGGTTTATTAAAAGTACAAGAGGTATATACCTATACTATTAAAGAAACAGTTGATACTATTAACAGAACCATTGAAAGAGATAATGGAGAAAATATAAGTAATTTAAAAGTTTATACTAGTGGAGCATACTCTGAATTTAATATAGAAGAAAATTCTAACAGTACAAATATTACAACATTTCTTTATAAAGATGAATCTAAAAATCAGAAAATAAATAATAAAGAAATAACTGTGGTATATGAATATGATTTAACTCAAGCTCTAAAACTGTATAATGATGTAGGTATATTTCAATATAAATTATATGATAATAAAGAAGTAGTACCAATAAATAACTTATCATTTAAAATTAATTATCCCTCAAAAGAAGGAGTTAATTTCTGGATAAATCCATATGATGTGGCAGAAAATACAAAATTCCATTGGGAAAATTCTAGTTTAATAATAGAAAATATATCAACTAATTTCATGACAAATAATATTGAATTTAGCTCAACAATACCCAAGAATGAATTTAGTATTAATAACACATATGCTACAATAATAGATGATACTAAAGCTGAAGATATAACTAAAGCTCAAGAAAATTATGAAAATAATTATAAAAGAAACAATATAGTACTGCCTCTTTTTTCAGTTATTGAAATAATGAGTTTACTATTACCTATTGGAGTTTATATTAAATATAGAAGAAAACCAAAGCTTACTTTTAAAGAAATAGAAGAACCTCCAACAGATGATAAACCAATATTTGTAAATTCAATTATATATTCAACCCAAATAATAAGGGGTAGACCAAATATAAATGCTCTTAAAGCAGTGATACTTGATTTGATTGAGAAAAATGTTTTATCCTATAATTTATATGAGGATACAATAATACTTAAAATAATAACTAATAAAAAAGATCTTTTAGATTATGAATTAGAGGCATTAAATCTTCTTAAATTATTTGAAGATGAAAATAATTGTATTAATTTAAATAAAATCAAAATTCAACTCAAAAAAGGTAATAATTCTAAAATATATACAAAGAAAATAAAGAAATGGGAAGAAAATTATCAAGAACAAAATGATATTTCAAAATTTATAGATAATACATACTTAGATATATTTTTCAAATATGGAAAAATATTATTAATTATATTGATTATACCTGTAATATTAAATCTAGTAGCTCCCCATCCCTTTTTTATATATAACATAATCACTGGAATTATCATGATTATAGTATATTTTATACTAGGAAAAATGTTGTCAAGAGTGAATTGGACAGAGTATGGTATGGAATATTATTTAAAATGGATGGCATTTAGGAAATATCTTAATGATTTATCATTAATTAAAGAACATCCACCAGAATCAAAAAACTGGAATAAATATATAATCTATGCAACAGCATTAGGATGTGAGGATTGTATACTAAAATCAATGAAAGACTTAAATTTAAAGAATAATTTATATAATTTTTATCATATAGGAGGAATAAAGTTATTAAATAGAATATTTGAATAA
- a CDS encoding DUF2085 domain-containing protein: MKIINLICHRNPNRSFFIKGHQFPVCIRCTGCYLAISLYLIYTYYFYVDYTIYLIITAILLLIPMAIDGTTQLLTNRISNNTLRFITGFLGGLGLCIIFKATKYYIYLTI, translated from the coding sequence ATGAAAATAATCAACTTAATTTGCCATAGAAATCCTAATAGAAGTTTTTTCATAAAAGGACATCAATTTCCAGTATGTATTCGCTGTACTGGATGTTACTTAGCAATATCATTATATTTAATATACACATACTATTTTTACGTTGATTACACTATTTACTTGATAATAACAGCAATACTACTATTAATACCAATGGCTATAGATGGAACAACACAATTACTAACAAATAGAATAAGTAATAATACACTACGATTCATCACAGGATTTTTAGGTGGATTAGGTTTATGTATAATTTTTAAAGCAACTAAATATTATATATACTTAACTATATAA
- a CDS encoding zinc-ribbon domain-containing protein, with amino-acid sequence MVKCPNCGAEVVGSDFCFNCGEKVDKTETPSDICPKCGAKNDKNTNFCRECGYKLENGASISAKQREWNAKRNEVLARYDKLAEDFGIKDEDYFLTSMKRFNALEDIRAKHKTFNIYLRPDYTNRYDGFFLIKDNKFVFMEIDNRDWEKVNAGINNFYFDKIVSMRVTKRLGDESRYEDITKRMFTSPHDIKRNIQNKIQSLKATRFKDMIANNDSADMFDRLMIKLVDNTSYEIRLPSYEFGQDLVALYESLRDRPQQVIVQNQDAGPSKAQQIKEYQELLEMGSITQEEFDKIKEKILFE; translated from the coding sequence ATGGTAAAGTGTCCTAACTGTGGAGCGGAAGTCGTTGGGTCAGATTTCTGTTTCAATTGTGGAGAAAAAGTAGATAAAACGGAGACCCCATCAGATATTTGTCCAAAATGCGGGGCAAAAAATGATAAAAACACAAACTTCTGTCGTGAATGTGGCTATAAACTGGAAAATGGTGCATCCATTTCTGCTAAACAAAGAGAATGGAATGCTAAACGTAATGAAGTTCTTGCACGTTATGATAAACTTGCAGAGGACTTCGGAATCAAAGATGAAGACTACTTCCTTACCAGTATGAAACGTTTCAATGCATTAGAAGATATACGTGCTAAACATAAAACATTTAATATATACCTTAGACCTGATTATACTAACAGATATGATGGTTTCTTCCTAATTAAGGATAATAAATTTGTTTTCATGGAAATAGACAACCGTGACTGGGAAAAAGTAAATGCTGGTATTAATAACTTCTACTTTGACAAGATAGTATCCATGAGGGTAACTAAAAGACTCGGTGATGAAAGTAGATATGAAGATATCACTAAAAGAATGTTCACATCCCCTCATGATATTAAAAGAAACATTCAAAATAAAATCCAATCACTTAAAGCAACAAGATTCAAGGATATGATAGCAAACAATGATAGTGCAGACATGTTTGACAGATTAATGATCAAACTAGTAGATAACACATCATATGAAATCAGACTTCCAAGCTATGAATTCGGTCAAGACCTGGTGGCATTATATGAATCATTAAGAGACAGACCACAGCAAGTCATTGTCCAGAACCAGGACGCAGGACCTAGTAAAGCACAGCAAATAAAGGAATACCAGGAATTACTAGAAATGGGTTCTATTACACAAGAAGAATTTGATAAAATAAAAGAAAAAATACTATTCGAATAG